TTGGAGTATTTATTTAGCTTCAACTTACATTGCTGTTCAGAGTAATTTGTTTTCTGTTACAAGTTGTTAACTGTATACTACTTAAACCACCCCTTCTGCATGTAAACGGTTTATTTGAATTAATGCAATAAATGAATTTCATTTTCCGAAAAGCTGATGATCCTGTCTCCCCATTCATTAGTTCAATATCCTTACTGAAGAATAGTTAATGACTaagtttaaagtttaaactaCTCAGATGAATGATCTctttatgattcatattgttATGCTGACTTTGTACACCATGTTTTCTGTTGAATGTTTTAAGGATGGAAAAAGTGGCTCTGAAAAGTTCAAGCAGCCAAGCTAAAGTCTTGGGCACCATAGTATCAATATCAGGAGCATTCGTTGTAACTCTTTACAAAGGACCACCGATCATCATTATTCATGCGCCTTCGTTCTCAATTCAACATCCAATTAACAATCTCAGTTCTGTGGATCAAAGTTGGGCCATCGGCGGCCTTCTACTGATGGCTGAGTATATATTGGTTCCTATGTGGTACATTGTACAAGTACGAATTCCCCGTATTACAATTTATGCGTAAGCATCATGGCCGCAATTGTTGGCATTTTTACAGAGACAAATCCAGGTGCTTGGAAAATAGGAGTAGATACAGCGTTGGCATCTGTCCTTTGCTCTGTAAGATACACACAAAGTAGAAGAGAACTTTATGGTATAGTGTATGCTAtttatctgaaaaaaaaaaaattttgatgatgCATTTCACATGTTTAGGGAATTTTCGGATCGTTCTTGAACAATGCTGTCCACACATGGGTATTACGCATAAAGGGACCTGTCTACGTCGCAATGTTCAAGCCACTCTCGATTGTCATAGCTGTAGCCATGGGAGTCATGTTTCTTGGTGATTCTCTTCACCTTGGAAGGTATGTGTTTGGCTTTTCGCATAAACTCGGTTACATGTATACATCTGCAAATGCCACTAAATTGTTTCTCCACTTTGCAGTCTAATTGGAGCAACAATAATATCAATTGGATTTTACACAGTAATGTGGGGTAAGGCAGCAGAAGAGGTGGATGAAAACATCTCAAACCCGGTGTTACCAACTACAGAGAACAATGTTCCTCTCTTGCAAAGCTATAAAAGTGATTTATCTGAAGAAAAACATTCACTTATATAACTGACCAAACTACTCTTCAAAGCTCTAAGCAATGAAAAATATCCCAAAAGAGAAGCCAGAAAAGAAACGGAGTAGATGGAAGATAGAATCAGAAAGAACAAATATAGAAGCATATAAGGATCAAAAATCCCATCAGAAACAGTTCAATTGAATGAGAGTAGTGTACTTACACCACAAAGCAAGGAACATAAACCAAAATTTCTAAAGAGAAAGCATTCTATCACCAAGTGGGAGTAATATGAACGTGTATTCTGAAGATATGAAATGAAAGCAAGCTTGTGTGTCTGTTGTAACATATTTTCCATGATAGGTTTCCAAAAGCTTCTGTGCAGCTTAATTTGTATTAAGTCAGCAAATATTGctaaataaaccaaaaaaagaaattgaaaatcagTAATAACCAATGATGCCTACTCTGATACAGAATGAAAGAGTGCAGAGATACAAAAAAACAGTAAGAGTAACATTgtgtctttcttttttaatggatgccacaataaaattttgtatcttATGCATGGCATGAATTTGTATTGAGTGTAGTTAACAAGCGAATCGAAAGTTTTTCTTTTCCCAACCGAATAGAGACTGGGGATGGGGACAAATCCCAGCCCCATAGAACCGTTGT
This portion of the Arachis duranensis cultivar V14167 chromosome 6, aradu.V14167.gnm2.J7QH, whole genome shotgun sequence genome encodes:
- the LOC107495037 gene encoding LOW QUALITY PROTEIN: WAT1-related protein At3g28050-like (The sequence of the model RefSeq protein was modified relative to this genomic sequence to represent the inferred CDS: inserted 1 base in 1 codon); the protein is MARKLLNDLVPLGAMVSMECVNVGLNTLFKAATMKGMSYHVFVVYAYAVAAILLLPAPFISSRSRVLPPLTLPVATKIAFLGLIGCSSQIMGYTGISFSSPTLSSAISNLVPAFTFLLAIAFRMEKVALKSSSSQAKVLGTIVSISGAFVVTLYKGPPIIIIHAPSFSIQHPINNLSSVDQSWAIGGLLLMAEYILVPMWYIVQVRIPRXYNLCVSIMAAIVGIFTETNPGAWKIGVDTALASVLCSGIFGSFLNNAVHTWVLRIKGPVYVAMFKPLSIVIAVAMGVMFLGDSLHLGSLIGATIISIGFYTVMWGKAAEEVDENISNPVLPTTENNVPLLQSYKSDLSEEKHSLI